Proteins co-encoded in one Cytobacillus sp. NJ13 genomic window:
- a CDS encoding metal-dependent transcriptional regulator, which yields MIPISSKRYILEIYLLQEAHGHATISGIAKVLRVTASAASKMAGKLKSDGYIHFQPYGTVKLTEQGLEIGKNLFQDHQVLMEFYQIIGIEEKLIRKNVREVEMHIGTEVIIKIKSFIEDHKKNA from the coding sequence GTGATCCCCATTAGTTCAAAGAGATATATTCTGGAGATTTATCTATTACAGGAAGCACATGGGCATGCGACCATTTCCGGCATCGCAAAGGTTTTGAGGGTTACCGCCTCAGCTGCATCCAAAATGGCTGGAAAGCTTAAATCGGACGGTTACATTCACTTTCAGCCCTATGGAACAGTAAAACTGACAGAACAAGGTTTAGAAATTGGCAAAAACCTATTTCAGGATCACCAGGTATTAATGGAGTTTTATCAAATAATTGGAATTGAAGAGAAACTGATCCGTAAGAACGTTAGAGAAGTTGAAATGCATATCGGAACGGAAGTTATTATTAAAATAAAGAGCTTTATAGAAGATCATAAGAAAAACGCTTGA
- a CDS encoding metal ABC transporter substrate-binding protein yields the protein MIKKGFLLLAASLLSVLFLSACSSGKTSTSANEDGKIQVVTTYSIVYDIVKNVGGDLVEIHSLAPVGSNPHEYDPLPEDVQKTTDADAVFYNGLNLEAGNSWFNKLMETAGKDGEDAPVFLMSKGVDAMHLTTKGKESEEDPHAWLDIRNGIKYAENARDGLIKADPDNKEVYEKNAEEYIAKLQELHDEAVKQFNEIPENDRVLVTSEGAFKYFSEAYGFQAEYIWEINQENQGTPEQITRIVDIINEKRITGLFLETSIDARSMEAVSDETNVPIMGKVFTDSLAKPGEDGDTYISMMEWNIKTIKEGLTR from the coding sequence ATGATTAAAAAAGGCTTTCTTTTATTAGCTGCATCCCTTCTTTCTGTGTTATTCCTGTCAGCCTGCAGCAGCGGAAAAACAAGTACATCAGCAAATGAAGATGGAAAAATCCAAGTGGTGACTACCTATTCGATTGTGTATGACATTGTTAAAAATGTAGGCGGGGATTTGGTTGAGATTCATAGTTTAGCTCCCGTTGGATCCAATCCCCACGAATATGACCCGCTTCCTGAGGATGTGCAAAAAACAACGGATGCAGATGCTGTATTTTACAACGGGCTGAATCTGGAGGCCGGCAACTCATGGTTCAATAAATTGATGGAAACTGCCGGAAAAGACGGTGAAGATGCGCCAGTGTTCCTGATGAGCAAAGGCGTTGATGCCATGCACTTAACCACAAAGGGCAAAGAAAGTGAAGAAGATCCGCATGCATGGCTGGACATTCGAAATGGGATAAAATACGCGGAAAATGCCAGAGATGGACTTATTAAAGCAGATCCAGACAATAAAGAAGTTTACGAAAAAAACGCGGAAGAATATATTGCAAAGCTTCAAGAGCTGCATGATGAAGCGGTTAAACAATTTAATGAAATTCCAGAAAATGATCGGGTTCTCGTTACAAGTGAAGGTGCTTTTAAATATTTCAGCGAAGCCTACGGATTCCAGGCAGAATACATTTGGGAAATCAATCAGGAAAACCAGGGAACACCAGAACAAATAACAAGAATTGTGGATATTATTAATGAAAAAAGAATTACCGGACTATTCCTGGAAACAAGCATTGACGCAAGAAGCATGGAAGCCGTATCAGATGAAACCAATGTTCCTATCATGGGAAAAGTGTTTACAGACTCCTTGGCAAAGCCGGGTGAAGACGGCGATACGTACATCTCGATGATGGAATGGAATATTAAAACCATTAAAGAAGGCTTGACCCGGTAA
- a CDS encoding metal ABC transporter permease translates to MAFIEAVMQYGFLQKALLTSVMVGIICGVIGCFIILRGMALMGDAISHAVLPGVAISYMLGVNFFFGAVISGVITAIAIGFVSQNSRIKHDTSIGIMFTAAFASGIIIITMLKSSTDLYHILFGNVLAVRLSDMWITLGISLIVLTAVYLFYKELLVTSFDETMGAAYGLPVRFIHYFLMTLLTMVTVASLQTVGIILVVAMLITPAAAAYLLTERLWMMIFLAAGIGVISSIVGLYFSFTYNLASGATIVISATAIFILVFLFSPKHGLIWKSLKVKKKRASLV, encoded by the coding sequence ATGGCTTTTATTGAAGCGGTCATGCAATATGGTTTTCTGCAAAAAGCGTTATTAACCTCGGTTATGGTAGGAATTATCTGCGGAGTCATTGGGTGCTTTATCATCCTCAGAGGAATGGCTCTCATGGGAGATGCCATATCACATGCCGTACTTCCGGGCGTCGCTATTTCGTATATGCTGGGGGTTAACTTCTTCTTTGGGGCAGTCATCAGCGGTGTGATTACAGCTATCGCCATTGGTTTTGTATCCCAAAACAGCCGGATAAAGCATGATACCTCGATTGGAATTATGTTTACAGCGGCATTTGCTTCAGGAATCATAATAATTACCATGCTAAAAAGCAGTACAGATCTATACCATATTTTATTTGGTAATGTACTGGCCGTAAGATTATCCGACATGTGGATCACATTGGGCATCAGCCTGATTGTATTGACGGCTGTTTACCTTTTTTACAAAGAATTATTGGTCACCTCGTTTGACGAAACGATGGGAGCAGCTTACGGACTGCCAGTGCGTTTCATTCATTATTTCCTAATGACTCTTTTGACAATGGTAACCGTTGCCTCCCTCCAGACAGTTGGTATAATCCTGGTTGTTGCCATGCTGATTACTCCGGCGGCGGCAGCTTATCTGTTAACCGAGCGCCTGTGGATGATGATTTTCCTTGCGGCTGGAATTGGTGTGATTTCATCCATCGTAGGACTATACTTTAGCTTCACCTACAACTTAGCTTCAGGAGCTACGATTGTCATTTCTGCCACTGCTATTTTCATTCTCGTTTTCTTATTCTCACCTAAGCATGGGCTAATATGGAAATCGCTGAAAGTAAAGAAGAAGAGAGCTTCATTAGTTTAA
- a CDS encoding metal ABC transporter ATP-binding protein, with protein sequence MKDSAISIDDLHVSYFGNEAVTGVSLSVNTGNLVGIIGPNGAGKSTFLKAMLNLIPKDKGAVKVLGKPISEVRKSIAYVPQRNDIDWDFPITVLDVVLIGTYPHLKLFRRPKKKDKEWAMECLQRVGMQEFSKRQIGELSGGQQQRVFLARALAQKADLFFLDEPFVGVDVSSEETIVNILKELCRQGKTVIVVHHDLSKANDYFNQLILLNKELISFGTVEEVFKPEVIAKAYKGQFAFMNEIGVSL encoded by the coding sequence ATGAAGGATTCAGCAATTAGCATAGACGATTTGCATGTTTCCTATTTTGGAAATGAAGCGGTGACTGGAGTTAGCCTTTCCGTTAATACAGGTAATCTGGTAGGAATTATCGGGCCAAACGGCGCAGGAAAATCAACTTTTCTAAAAGCCATGCTAAATCTCATACCAAAGGATAAAGGTGCAGTAAAAGTACTGGGAAAACCTATTTCTGAAGTGCGCAAGAGTATTGCCTATGTGCCGCAGCGGAATGACATTGACTGGGATTTCCCAATCACTGTGCTTGATGTAGTTCTTATTGGGACCTACCCCCATTTAAAACTGTTCCGCCGTCCAAAGAAAAAGGATAAAGAGTGGGCCATGGAATGCCTTCAGCGAGTTGGCATGCAGGAGTTCAGCAAAAGGCAGATTGGGGAACTATCAGGCGGCCAGCAGCAGAGAGTTTTTCTGGCGAGAGCACTTGCCCAAAAAGCGGATTTGTTCTTTCTGGATGAGCCATTTGTTGGAGTTGATGTATCCAGTGAGGAAACCATTGTGAACATTTTGAAGGAGCTCTGCAGACAAGGAAAAACTGTGATTGTTGTACACCATGATTTAAGTAAAGCAAATGATTATTTCAATCAGTTAATTCTCCTAAATAAGGAATTGATCAGTTTTGGGACCGTTGAAGAAGTGTTTAAACCTGAAGTAATTGCAAAAGCATACAAGGGGCAATTTGCTTTTATGAATGAGATTGGGGTGTCGCTATAA
- a CDS encoding glycerol-3-phosphate acyltransferase, producing MIDDVWTALMVMIFSYTLGSVTGAYYVVKYIAKEDIRKKGSGNVGATNAGRALGKKGFLLTIAIDAGKAWAALYLTDLLSEGDYFLILSAVCVLIGHLFPIQLGFHGGKGVVVYLASALYLEPLTIAIMAIMMGIAYAVLRKYTISGFISMASIPITAWVIGDSFIISAGLLLLLFIVLISHTNFIMPKHRR from the coding sequence ATGATCGATGACGTGTGGACTGCTCTGATGGTTATGATCTTTTCTTACACATTAGGTAGCGTAACCGGGGCTTATTATGTGGTTAAATACATAGCAAAAGAGGATATAAGAAAAAAGGGGAGCGGGAATGTAGGGGCTACCAATGCAGGCAGAGCACTCGGAAAGAAGGGGTTCTTGCTCACAATAGCAATTGATGCTGGAAAGGCATGGGCCGCTTTATATTTAACTGATCTTTTGTCTGAAGGTGATTATTTTTTAATCCTTAGCGCTGTTTGCGTGCTTATCGGCCATTTATTTCCAATTCAGCTGGGGTTTCATGGCGGGAAAGGAGTGGTTGTCTACTTGGCTTCTGCCTTGTATTTGGAACCACTAACAATAGCGATAATGGCCATCATGATGGGAATTGCCTATGCAGTTCTCCGGAAGTATACAATATCAGGTTTTATTTCCATGGCTTCCATACCGATAACAGCCTGGGTGATTGGTGACTCATTCATCATATCTGCAGGACTTCTGCTGCTACTTTTCATTGTCCTGATTTCCCATACCAACTTCATCATGCCTAAACATAGGAGGTAA
- a CDS encoding aminotransferase class V-fold PLP-dependent enzyme codes for MNIICKIATEPNEFEQIHQLNYQTFVEEIPQHKQNEEQHLIDKFHEENTYVIAKAGEEVAGMIVIRAKRPFSLDYKLPNLEEYLPVKGEFCEVRLLSVKKEYRSTRVFYQLCEKLVELCLEKNYTMALISGTVRQLKLYKRIGFLPFGPLIGEEGARFQPMYLTKENFERSTKAFERLMARNSGPAVQHSFLPGPVPIHAKVKRAFSEEAISHRNHDFISGLKDLRTQLCKLTDASHAEVVVGTGTLSNDLVAAQLKNIEGDGLILANGEFGFRLIDHARRFQLSFQTIEREWNEPISHEEIACMLKENPSIKWVWTVHCETSTGYVFDIRGIQELCGEHGAELCVDACSTAGIIPLNLKNIYFASTVSGKGFGSYPGLAIVFHRDNIKENSAVPRYLDLKMYEENQSIPYTHSSNLVCALKESIKLIDYEKLNLLSGKARMKLKESGFSVLGDDDYSPGILTISLPQCISSREFGDACKQIGILLSYESRYLLDRNWVQVALMGAQDEQKVMSSIEMMAGILEKQYEKRYDYEVI; via the coding sequence GTGAATATTATCTGCAAAATCGCAACCGAACCTAATGAATTTGAACAAATTCATCAGCTGAACTACCAGACTTTTGTGGAAGAAATTCCTCAGCATAAGCAAAATGAAGAACAGCATTTAATTGATAAATTTCATGAAGAAAATACATATGTCATTGCCAAGGCTGGCGAGGAAGTCGCAGGAATGATCGTAATCCGTGCCAAAAGGCCATTTTCGCTTGATTATAAACTTCCCAATCTCGAAGAATACTTGCCTGTTAAAGGGGAATTTTGTGAGGTCCGCTTGCTGTCAGTCAAAAAAGAGTATCGCAGCACGCGTGTTTTTTATCAGCTTTGTGAAAAGCTTGTAGAGCTTTGCCTCGAAAAAAATTATACGATGGCGCTGATATCGGGCACGGTCAGACAGCTGAAATTATATAAGCGGATTGGGTTTCTGCCTTTTGGTCCTCTGATAGGAGAGGAGGGAGCCCGGTTTCAGCCCATGTATTTAACAAAAGAGAATTTCGAACGTTCAACGAAAGCCTTTGAACGCTTAATGGCCAGAAATTCAGGACCCGCCGTTCAGCATTCATTTTTGCCGGGTCCTGTGCCCATTCATGCAAAAGTGAAAAGGGCTTTTTCAGAAGAAGCCATATCTCATCGCAATCATGATTTTATCAGCGGTTTGAAAGACTTGCGTACTCAATTATGCAAGTTAACAGATGCCTCTCATGCTGAAGTTGTTGTTGGCACGGGAACACTTTCCAATGATCTTGTGGCAGCACAGCTGAAAAACATCGAGGGGGATGGGCTGATCCTGGCCAATGGTGAATTTGGCTTTCGTCTCATTGATCATGCAAGAAGGTTTCAATTATCTTTTCAAACGATTGAAAGAGAGTGGAATGAACCGATTTCCCACGAAGAAATAGCCTGCATGCTGAAAGAAAACCCCTCCATAAAATGGGTGTGGACCGTGCATTGTGAAACTTCAACCGGGTATGTATTCGATATCAGAGGCATTCAAGAGCTATGCGGGGAGCATGGTGCCGAGCTTTGCGTGGATGCGTGCAGCACGGCCGGAATTATTCCGCTGAACCTTAAGAATATTTATTTTGCATCGACCGTCAGCGGAAAGGGATTTGGTTCCTATCCGGGTCTGGCAATCGTGTTCCATCGTGACAATATTAAAGAGAACAGTGCAGTTCCAAGATACTTGGACTTAAAGATGTACGAAGAAAACCAAAGCATTCCATACACCCATTCTTCCAATCTGGTCTGCGCATTAAAAGAGAGTATAAAGCTGATAGATTATGAGAAATTAAATCTTTTGTCTGGAAAAGCAAGGATGAAGCTGAAAGAAAGCGGATTTTCCGTTCTGGGGGACGATGATTATTCGCCTGGCATCCTGACTATCAGTTTGCCGCAGTGCATTTCCAGCAGGGAATTTGGAGACGCATGCAAACAGATAGGAATTCTTCTAAGCTATGAAAGCAGGTACCTGCTTGATAGAAATTGGGTTCAGGTGGCTCTAATGGGGGCACAGGATGAGCAGAAGGTCATGTCATCCATCGAAATGATGGCAGGTATTTTAGAAAAACAATATGAAAAGCGGTATGATTATGAAGTTATTTAA
- a CDS encoding LTA synthase family protein: MKLFKRLSPIWFAVIFTWIKTVIVSFIGFNLHPENWTDILFMLLSPIGAIMVILGVNIYFKRKVKPAAIFATMVILTGILFGDLLYYRFYTDFVTVPILFQFKNVGGIGPSTFELISPWDLLLFADLAVFWLFYLKRKSVHVQITAKSKRLYTAVSLGFVIMTIILGIVKVPHLFSESYNRQQLVKHIGLYQYHLYDIGIAASYPLNRAFASPSDAEASAEYVQSQEDKQSDYFGAAKGMNVVLISMESTQNFVINQKVNGQEITPFLNSLIEDSFYFSKVYDQTAQGKTSDSEFMIDTGLYPLSSGSAFVRKTENAYRSLPHILSDEDYYSAVFHGNDATFWNREAMYDSLGYNRYFSKADYLVTEENSVNYGIKDIPFFQQSIQHLEKLQKPFYARFITLTNHFPFLLEEEDQFIPEASTSEMVVNRYVTTVRYQDEAIKTFFQDLKASGLYENTMFVLYGDHYGISDKYEHGVLEMLGQEDTIVNRMQLQSVPLIIHVPGVEGKTFSNIGGEVDIRATILHLLGISSEDNFSFGQNLFTRDPNHPVIFRDGSFMAKDYFYKAGKCFKSESEEETDINSCEPLMDISRKELGLSDDIVHGDLMRFME; the protein is encoded by the coding sequence ATGAAGTTATTTAAAAGACTTTCACCCATTTGGTTTGCCGTCATTTTTACCTGGATTAAAACGGTCATTGTATCCTTTATCGGATTTAATTTGCATCCGGAGAACTGGACTGATATTTTATTTATGCTTTTAAGCCCGATCGGGGCCATAATGGTCATTCTTGGAGTTAATATTTATTTTAAGCGAAAGGTGAAACCGGCAGCCATTTTTGCAACGATGGTGATTTTGACAGGCATTCTTTTTGGGGATTTGCTTTATTATCGTTTTTATACTGATTTTGTAACCGTTCCGATCCTTTTTCAGTTTAAAAATGTCGGAGGGATTGGACCGAGTACATTTGAATTGATTAGTCCATGGGATCTTCTGTTATTTGCTGATCTGGCCGTTTTTTGGCTTTTCTATCTAAAACGGAAGTCAGTACATGTGCAAATCACAGCTAAATCAAAAAGATTATACACGGCTGTCAGTCTGGGATTTGTAATCATGACCATCATTCTCGGCATCGTGAAAGTGCCTCATTTATTTTCGGAATCATATAATCGCCAGCAGCTTGTTAAGCATATTGGCTTGTATCAGTATCATCTCTATGATATTGGCATCGCCGCATCATACCCGCTCAATCGCGCTTTTGCCAGTCCATCTGACGCTGAGGCCTCAGCGGAGTATGTCCAATCTCAAGAAGATAAGCAATCAGATTACTTTGGTGCGGCAAAAGGAATGAATGTCGTTCTGATCAGTATGGAGTCCACACAGAATTTTGTTATCAATCAGAAGGTGAATGGCCAGGAAATAACGCCATTCCTTAATTCACTGATTGAAGACAGCTTTTATTTCAGCAAGGTCTATGATCAGACAGCACAGGGGAAAACGTCCGACTCTGAATTCATGATCGATACAGGCCTTTATCCATTATCCAGCGGATCGGCGTTTGTCAGAAAAACGGAGAATGCTTATCGAAGCCTGCCGCATATTCTTTCTGATGAGGATTATTACTCAGCTGTTTTCCATGGGAATGACGCTACGTTCTGGAATCGGGAGGCCATGTATGATTCTCTGGGGTATAACCGATATTTTTCAAAAGCCGATTATTTGGTCACAGAAGAGAATTCAGTGAACTACGGCATAAAGGATATCCCATTTTTCCAGCAATCCATACAGCATCTGGAAAAACTGCAGAAGCCTTTCTATGCCAGGTTTATCACACTGACAAACCATTTCCCATTTTTGCTGGAGGAGGAAGATCAGTTCATTCCTGAAGCCAGCACGAGTGAAATGGTCGTTAACCGCTATGTGACAACCGTTAGATATCAGGATGAAGCCATTAAAACATTCTTCCAGGACTTAAAAGCAAGCGGACTCTATGAAAATACAATGTTTGTATTGTATGGCGACCATTATGGCATATCGGACAAATACGAACATGGCGTTCTGGAGATGCTGGGGCAGGAAGATACCATTGTTAACCGAATGCAGCTGCAGAGTGTGCCGCTTATTATTCATGTGCCAGGAGTGGAAGGCAAAACGTTTTCGAACATTGGCGGGGAAGTTGATATTAGGGCAACGATCCTTCATCTGCTCGGAATTAGTTCTGAAGATAACTTTAGCTTCGGGCAAAACCTTTTTACAAGGGATCCCAATCATCCAGTTATTTTCCGGGATGGAAGTTTTATGGCTAAAGACTACTTTTACAAAGCCGGTAAATGCTTCAAGAGCGAATCGGAAGAAGAAACAGACATCAATAGCTGTGAACCATTAATGGATATCTCGAGAAAAGAGCTTGGGCTATCTGATGATATTGTGCATGGGGATTTGATGAGGTTTATGGAATAA
- a CDS encoding DinB family protein — translation MEQTIFDHMETVRGITEKSIKQIPEEMADIIPEGFNNSIRWNFGHIAFVQEKLVFGISGEEMNVPLNYERLFGAGTKPADWTEPPPSFVEIASVLTEQKPRIKTFLHGRMDQKLPSPYTNRGGITFHTTGEAFLFGFYHEAMHMETIKRIYRSISSMLD, via the coding sequence TTGGAACAGACTATTTTTGACCATATGGAAACAGTGCGGGGCATTACTGAAAAATCGATCAAACAGATACCTGAAGAAATGGCTGATATCATTCCAGAAGGGTTTAACAATAGTATCCGCTGGAACTTCGGGCATATTGCATTTGTGCAGGAAAAGCTAGTCTTTGGAATATCAGGTGAAGAAATGAACGTCCCGTTGAACTATGAACGCTTATTTGGTGCTGGAACTAAGCCTGCCGATTGGACTGAACCACCGCCGTCTTTCGTCGAAATTGCATCTGTCTTAACCGAACAAAAACCCAGAATAAAGACATTTCTTCATGGGCGTATGGATCAAAAACTGCCCAGCCCATATACAAACCGCGGTGGAATAACCTTTCACACAACTGGAGAGGCATTTCTATTTGGCTTTTATCATGAAGCGATGCATATGGAAACAATCAAACGCATCTATCGATCCATTTCTTCTATGCTGGACTAA
- a CDS encoding AraC family transcriptional regulator gives MQIKDFKVDESLKELTSHRTVVMPVACYETKIADNIQGKIPLHWHEEIQFILSVKGEAIVQINEEKLSVKEGEGIFINSGCLHSAEDLNGDCVYICLNVSPHFLLPQELYSSYIYPYISATNLPYIILNRCEDWGKSILESIMEIKELMNDNSPFYEINITSLLTFIWQQLIRNGFQLEYSQTEVEKHMRMKEMLNWIHQHFAEKVTLADIAKAGRLSNSECCRYFKKILKTTPINYLIHYRIQKSLPLLQERDSNVTEVAFKVGFNSSSYFIEKFRKYMNMTPLAYKKNRN, from the coding sequence TTGCAGATTAAAGATTTTAAAGTGGATGAAAGCCTGAAAGAGCTGACGAGCCACAGGACAGTGGTGATGCCTGTGGCCTGCTACGAAACGAAGATTGCAGACAATATCCAAGGCAAAATCCCTTTGCACTGGCATGAGGAGATTCAATTTATCCTGTCAGTAAAAGGCGAAGCTATTGTCCAAATCAATGAGGAAAAATTGTCAGTTAAAGAAGGTGAGGGTATTTTCATCAATAGCGGCTGTCTCCATTCGGCCGAGGATTTAAACGGAGATTGCGTTTATATTTGTTTAAATGTCTCCCCTCATTTCCTGCTTCCCCAGGAATTATACAGCAGCTATATTTATCCATATATATCAGCAACAAATCTTCCATACATAATCCTGAACCGCTGCGAGGATTGGGGAAAAAGCATATTAGAAAGCATCATGGAAATCAAGGAATTAATGAATGACAATTCTCCATTTTACGAGATTAACATAACCAGTCTGCTGACGTTCATTTGGCAGCAGTTAATCAGAAACGGATTCCAATTGGAATACAGCCAGACTGAAGTTGAAAAGCATATGCGGATGAAGGAAATGCTGAATTGGATTCATCAGCATTTTGCTGAAAAAGTCACTCTTGCTGATATTGCCAAAGCTGGAAGGCTGAGCAATTCCGAATGCTGCCGATACTTTAAAAAAATCTTAAAGACCACACCCATTAACTACTTGATTCATTACCGCATACAAAAAAGTCTCCCCCTGCTACAAGAAAGAGACTCAAATGTTACAGAAGTTGCCTTTAAAGTAGGCTTCAACAGCAGCAGTTACTTTATTGAAAAATTTCGCAAGTATATGAATATGACACCTTTAGCGTACAAAAAGAATCGAAATTAA
- a CDS encoding EamA family transporter has protein sequence MKGRSRSTGLLLVIFGASFWGVGGTVAQKLFQEFGISVDWLVTARLLTAGVLLLAVQFLLKDRSQVFGVWKNKRAAIMLLIFGLAGMLAVQYTYMASIHHGNAAVATLLQYLAPAMIIIYLVLRKQSVFSRQDFVTVSLALAGCFFLLTNGSVSQLSVPAPAIVWGVLSGVALAFYTLYAVPLLKEYDSLVVVGWAMVIGGSALSFIHPPWQMNFGSLTAEAYLYLVFVIIFGTMLAFWFYIESLQTLSPTETSLLSSLEPLAAVFTTVIWLNEPFGMFQWAGTACIFGMILLLALNKQKPAKNSDCAEKDEPLRVS, from the coding sequence ATGAAGGGACGTTCAAGGAGTACAGGTTTATTGCTTGTTATTTTTGGAGCTTCATTTTGGGGTGTTGGCGGAACAGTTGCCCAAAAGCTTTTTCAGGAATTTGGCATCTCTGTTGATTGGCTTGTCACTGCCCGTCTTCTGACAGCAGGTGTTCTTCTGTTAGCCGTTCAATTTCTGCTGAAAGACCGCTCTCAGGTATTTGGAGTCTGGAAAAATAAAAGGGCAGCCATCATGCTCTTGATTTTTGGCCTGGCAGGCATGCTGGCCGTGCAGTATACCTATATGGCTTCCATTCATCATGGCAATGCGGCTGTTGCCACATTGCTTCAATATCTGGCACCGGCTATGATTATTATTTACCTGGTTTTACGGAAACAATCGGTATTTTCAAGACAGGATTTTGTAACAGTTTCCCTTGCCCTGGCAGGATGCTTCTTTCTTTTGACCAACGGTTCTGTTTCTCAGCTATCCGTACCGGCACCGGCCATTGTATGGGGAGTTCTATCTGGTGTGGCACTCGCATTTTATACTTTGTATGCTGTCCCGCTGCTGAAGGAATATGATTCCCTTGTCGTGGTTGGATGGGCGATGGTTATTGGCGGATCTGCATTGAGTTTCATCCATCCCCCTTGGCAAATGAATTTCGGCAGCTTAACGGCTGAAGCATACCTGTATTTGGTTTTCGTTATTATTTTTGGGACAATGCTTGCGTTCTGGTTCTATATTGAAAGTCTCCAAACCCTTTCTCCAACGGAAACCAGTCTTTTAAGCAGCCTGGAGCCCCTCGCAGCAGTATTTACTACTGTTATCTGGCTGAATGAACCATTCGGAATGTTCCAATGGGCGGGTACAGCCTGTATCTTTGGCATGATTCTGCTGCTGGCATTGAATAAACAGAAACCTGCAAAGAATAGTGATTGTGCTGAAAAAGATGAACCGCTAAGAGTGAGCTGA
- a CDS encoding LLM class flavin-dependent oxidoreductase, with amino-acid sequence MTNIQIPVSVLNLAPIREGKESRQAIEDLVDLAQATEEMGYKRYWIAEHHNTPTLVSSATAILIKHALEHTKTIRIGSGGIMLPNHAPLVVAEQFGTMATIYPDRVDLGLGRAPGTDMMTANALRRSKNDSVYTFPDDVKRLLTYFGPLEEQSYVKAHPGVETNIPIYILGSSTDSAYLAAELGLPYVFASHFAPRWMEDAIRIYRANFKPSKYLDKPYMMVCLNVIAAETDEEAEFLSTTMKQFFLNVVRGTSMKLSPPVEDLDSIWNPMEKEAAEGMSSVTFMGSKETVKGQLEQFQDMYNVDEIMAVSYIYDEEKQKRSYEIFKEITDGK; translated from the coding sequence ATGACTAATATACAAATACCTGTTTCTGTTTTGAACCTTGCCCCGATACGGGAGGGGAAGGAAAGCAGGCAGGCGATCGAGGATCTTGTTGATCTGGCTCAGGCAACAGAGGAGATGGGCTACAAACGCTATTGGATAGCGGAGCATCATAATACTCCAACATTGGTTAGTTCTGCCACTGCTATTTTAATAAAACATGCATTGGAACATACAAAAACCATTCGCATTGGCTCCGGCGGAATTATGCTGCCGAACCATGCACCATTAGTTGTTGCCGAGCAATTCGGAACGATGGCGACCATTTATCCGGATCGTGTTGATCTTGGTCTCGGAAGGGCACCTGGTACGGATATGATGACGGCTAATGCGCTTCGCCGCTCGAAGAATGATTCTGTTTATACATTCCCAGATGATGTTAAGCGGCTGCTGACATATTTTGGTCCATTAGAGGAGCAAAGCTATGTAAAAGCACACCCGGGAGTGGAAACGAACATTCCGATTTATATTCTTGGCTCTTCGACAGATTCTGCCTATTTGGCTGCAGAGCTTGGGCTTCCGTATGTATTTGCCTCACACTTTGCTCCAAGATGGATGGAGGATGCCATCCGGATCTACCGTGCCAACTTTAAGCCTTCGAAGTATCTCGATAAGCCATATATGATGGTTTGCTTAAATGTCATTGCAGCGGAAACGGATGAAGAAGCCGAATTCTTATCTACCACGATGAAGCAGTTCTTCTTGAATGTTGTCAGAGGAACTTCCATGAAATTGAGCCCGCCAGTCGAGGACTTGGATTCGATCTGGAACCCAATGGAAAAGGAAGCGGCAGAGGGAATGTCAAGCGTGACCTTTATGGGCAGCAAAGAAACAGTCAAGGGGCAGCTGGAACAGTTCCAGGATATGTACAATGTCGACGAAATCATGGCGGTTTCTTATATCTATGATGAAGAAAAACAAAAACGTTCATATGAAATATTTAAAGAAATTACAGACGGCAAATGA